Proteins from a single region of Campylobacter sputorum:
- a CDS encoding bifunctional aconitate hydratase 2/2-methylisocitrate dehydratase, producing the protein MDFFTRYNEEKSKRNEMGIPPLALSASDTKEICELIKSGYSKSDELINLLKNRVNPGVDDAAKIKAEFLNEIINHDLSINGIDKFQAIDMLKTMLGGYSVIVLISCLENKDEKVAKQAANALKNTIFVHDYFNDILKLSKTNKYAKDILESWANAEWFKSKNDIPQKIQAVVFKVDGETNTDDLSPASEAFSRSDIPLHALAMLQKKVLDGIKQINKLKETKKQVVYVGDVVGTGSSRKSAINSIQWHIGTQIDGVPNKKTGGIIIGSTIAPIFFNTAQDSGALPIIANVDELKTGDEIEIYPYKGEIVKNGKVVSKFELIPNTIKDEVKAGGRIPLIIAKSLCYKARKALNLEYEEDIFIKPDQPKSDENYGYTLAQKIVGRACGLKGVRAGMYVEPQTLTVGSQDTTGPMTRDEIKELASLGFNADFVLQSFCHTAAYPKPSDALTHKTLPNFMSSRGGVALKPGDGVIHSWLNRMVLPDTVGTGGDSHTRFPIGISFPAGSGLVAFAAVLGIMPLNMPQSVLVKFIGKMQPGITLRDLVNAIPYYAIKQGLLTVSKKNKKNIFAGKILEIQGLENLKVEQAFELSDASAERSAAACTVALNKEPVIEYLKSNIVLIDAMIKAGYENKETLERRKENMQKWLDNPELLKADKDAKYAQIIEINMDEITEPILACPNDPDDVATLSEILADPKRPKHIDEVFVGSCMTNIGHYRALGEILKGEGQIPTRLWVVPPTKMDQEKLKAEGYFSLFGTAGARIEVAGCSLCMGNQARVKDNAIVFSTSTRNFDNRMGMGAQVYLGSAELAAMCAILGRLPSKEEYLNMVPKKLEGKEDEIYKYLNFNELENFSL; encoded by the coding sequence ATGGACTTCTTTACTCGCTACAATGAAGAAAAAAGCAAAAGAAATGAGATGGGAATTCCCCCTTTAGCCCTAAGTGCGTCTGATACAAAAGAAATTTGTGAACTAATAAAAAGCGGTTATTCAAAAAGCGATGAACTTATAAATCTACTAAAAAACCGCGTAAATCCAGGAGTAGATGACGCTGCTAAAATCAAAGCTGAATTTCTAAACGAGATTATAAATCATGATTTATCGATAAACGGTATAGATAAATTTCAAGCCATAGATATGTTAAAAACGATGCTTGGCGGATATAGTGTTATTGTTTTGATATCTTGTTTAGAAAATAAGGATGAAAAAGTTGCTAAACAGGCTGCAAATGCACTTAAAAATACAATTTTTGTTCATGATTATTTTAACGACATCTTAAAATTATCCAAAACAAACAAATACGCCAAAGATATTTTAGAATCATGGGCAAATGCAGAGTGGTTTAAATCAAAAAATGATATACCGCAAAAAATACAAGCAGTGGTATTTAAAGTTGATGGAGAGACAAATACAGATGATTTAAGTCCAGCAAGTGAAGCTTTTAGCCGTAGTGACATACCGCTTCATGCTCTAGCAATGCTACAAAAAAAAGTTTTAGACGGCATAAAACAGATAAATAAACTCAAAGAAACTAAAAAGCAAGTAGTTTATGTTGGAGATGTTGTAGGAACAGGAAGTAGTAGAAAAAGTGCGATTAATTCTATACAGTGGCATATAGGAACGCAAATAGATGGTGTGCCAAACAAAAAAACAGGCGGAATCATAATAGGTTCAACCATTGCTCCGATATTTTTTAATACAGCACAAGATAGCGGCGCCTTGCCAATTATAGCAAATGTTGATGAGTTAAAAACAGGAGATGAGATAGAAATTTATCCTTATAAAGGAGAAATTGTAAAAAATGGTAAAGTTGTAAGCAAATTTGAACTTATCCCAAATACAATAAAAGATGAAGTTAAAGCAGGCGGGAGAATACCTTTAATCATCGCAAAATCGCTATGCTACAAAGCTAGAAAAGCTTTAAATTTAGAATATGAAGAAGATATTTTTATAAAACCAGATCAACCAAAAAGTGATGAAAATTACGGCTATACTCTTGCTCAAAAAATAGTAGGTCGTGCTTGTGGATTAAAAGGCGTAAGAGCTGGAATGTATGTAGAACCACAAACATTAACGGTTGGTTCACAAGATACAACTGGACCTATGACAAGAGATGAGATAAAAGAGCTTGCAAGTCTTGGATTTAATGCTGATTTTGTACTTCAAAGCTTCTGTCATACAGCAGCTTATCCAAAACCAAGTGATGCACTAACTCATAAAACATTACCAAATTTTATGAGTTCAAGAGGTGGTGTTGCGTTAAAACCAGGAGATGGAGTAATTCACTCGTGGTTAAATAGAATGGTTTTACCAGACACTGTAGGAACAGGCGGTGATAGCCATACGAGATTTCCTATAGGCATAAGTTTTCCTGCGGGAAGCGGACTTGTAGCATTTGCTGCGGTTTTAGGAATAATGCCTTTAAATATGCCTCAATCTGTTCTAGTTAAATTTATAGGAAAAATGCAACCTGGTATAACACTAAGAGATCTTGTAAATGCTATACCATATTATGCTATAAAACAAGGGCTTTTGACAGTATCTAAAAAAAATAAAAAAAATATATTTGCAGGTAAAATTTTAGAAATACAAGGACTTGAGAATTTAAAAGTTGAACAAGCTTTTGAGTTAAGTGATGCAAGTGCTGAAAGAAGTGCTGCAGCTTGCACTGTTGCACTCAATAAAGAGCCAGTAATTGAATATCTAAAATCAAATATAGTTTTAATAGATGCGATGATAAAAGCTGGTTATGAAAACAAAGAAACTTTAGAACGCAGAAAAGAAAATATGCAAAAATGGCTTGATAATCCAGAACTTTTAAAAGCAGATAAAGACGCAAAATATGCTCAAATCATAGAGATAAATATGGATGAAATAACTGAGCCAATTTTAGCTTGTCCAAATGATCCTGATGATGTTGCAACACTTAGTGAAATTTTAGCTGATCCAAAAAGACCAAAGCATATTGATGAAGTTTTTGTTGGAAGCTGTATGACAAATATCGGTCATTACAGGGCTTTAGGGGAAATTTTAAAAGGCGAGGGACAGATACCTACTAGACTTTGGGTTGTTCCTCCAACTAAAATGGATCAAGAAAAATTAAAAGCAGAGGGTTATTTTAGCCTTTTTGGTACAGCTGGAGCTAGAATAGAAGTTGCTGGATGTTCGCTTTGTATGGGAAATCAAGCACGAGTAAAAGATAATGCGATAGTATTTTCAACATCTACTAGAAACTTTGATAACAGAATGGGAATGGGGGCACAAGTTTATTTAGGAAGCGCCGAACTTGCAGCAATGTGTGCAATACTAGGAAGACTGCCGAGCAAAGAAGAATATCTAAATATGGTTCCAAAAAAATTAGAAGGAAAAGAAGACGAAATTTACAAATATCTAAATTTCAATGAGTTAGAAAATTTTAGTTTATAA